The nucleotide window AGTATAATGGACTTTCGGTTCGCGAACGAATGATAAAAGCAATGAAAAATATGGGAGGCGTCATTTTCTCCGCAGTAATCATTCTTGGTGGGACGTTTGCCGCGATGATGCCAGCTGGTGTGCTTTCCTTATTAGAAATTGCAACGGTTGTCCTCATTGGTCTGATTCTCTACGCCGTCGTCATTTTACCACTGTTTGTTCCAGTAATGGTAAAACTATTCGGCCGTGGCAATTGGTGGCCATTCATTACAAGAAAAGGGGACCATCAAGAAAATGTACCACCGAAAAAATAATGAAAGACAAAGAGCCGCACTTCCAAGTAGAGAAGTGCGGTTTTTGGTTTCACTGGAAAAAAATCCATATTTTGCTATGATGGACATATAGAGATGAATAATTAAAGGAGGAAACACCCAATGATAAAACTTGAAAATGACTGGGATGAGTTGCTAAAAGATGAGTTTATACAGCCTTATTATTTAAAACTACGTCAATTTCTCAAAAAGGAATACCAAACAAAAACCGTTTTTCCTGATATGTATGATATTTTTAATTCGTTAAAACATACGTCCTATCAAAATGTAAAAGTGGTAATACTCGGTCAAGATCCATACCATGGAAAAGGACAAGCACATGGTTTTTCTTTTTCTGTTCAAAAAGGAGTAGAAATACCACCATCACTACAAAATATTTATTTAGAGCTTAAAAATGACCTCCATTGTGATATTCCGAACAATGGTTATCTTATACCATGGGCTGACCAAGGAGTGTTGCTATTAAATACCGTATTAACCGTTCGCGCGGGTCAAGCAAATTCCCATCGCGGACAAGGCTGGGAAATATTGACGAACCGAATTATTGAACTAATCAACCAAAAAGAAGAGCCAGTTGTCTTTTTACTTTGGGGAAACAATGCGAAGGAGAAGATGCAACTATTAACTAATCCACATCATCAAGTACTTACATCCGTCCACCCAAGTCCACTTTCTGCTTCACGTGGATTTATGGGATGCAAACATTTCTCGAAAGCAAACGAATTTCTGACAAACAAAGGGGTTAAACCAATTGATTGGCAAATTCCTTCTATATAAATGAAAACACCTCGTTAATGCTGCATAACGAGGTGTTTTCATTTATCTTTGGGTAATTTTTAACGCTTTTTCTGTATTTGCAAAATGCTTTTTCGTATATTTAGCTAATGTTTCCATTCCAAAACGCTCGATAATTTCCGCAGCCACGACATCCACATGTGGGCCAGCTCCTTTTGGTAAAGGAATTCCGACTTCACGGGACATCTCATCAAAAGCCTGGACAAATTTATAACGTGCGATAATCGAAGCTGCAGCTACAGAAAGATGTAATCCTTCCGCTTTTGTTGCAAAAAAGACATTTTCACGAATAATACTTGTTTCTTTTACTAAATAACGATAATACGTATTTTTTTCTGCAAACTGATCGATTAAAATAGCTTCCGGTTTTATCGGTGCAATTTTTTTCAAAACATTTTCGAGTGCGCGGTTATGTAAGAGAGCTTTCATTTGACCTTGATTCATCCCGCGACTTTGAAGTTCATTGTATTTCGGATTGGGACAAAGCAGTACACTATGTGGGACAATCGGCATAATTTTCTCGGCGATACGACAAATTTCTGGATCTTTCATTGCTTTCGAATCTTTAACACCAAGCTCTTTTAAACGTGGCATCATGGATTCTTCCACATAAGCCGCACAAACTGTAATTGGACCAAAAAAATCCCCTGTTCCTACTTCATCAGATCCAAGCACATTTTTGCTGGCAAAGTTAGCAGGAAGTACACCTTTTGATGCGCTTGGAGCTCTACTCGTAGTTGTCGGAAGAGTCGCAACCCATTTTTTTGCTTCTGCCTCTCCATTTGCTCCTTGAAACATCACTTTTAATGATTTATATCCTGTAATCGAAACACCAGGCTTTTTAGCTGCAAAAACAGCACCTGGTGGAAGTTTAGGACTTGAAAAGGGGAGATAGGTTTGTTTCATTTTTTCCATCATTATCTGATTGACTACGATAACTGTATTTGCGATAAAGCATCATCCTTTCAAAGTTCTATTGTAACACACTACGACGAAAGACTGAATAATAGCCTAGGCGGGTAGTTGACTCTTTTCTTTCCAGCTTTTTCGTGATAAGATTATGACAAGTAGCGTCCTAAATGAATTTGGGCGAGGAGGAATTTTACGTGGCAAATGAGAGAAATAAAGTAGTGACAACGATTTATGGCAGAGAATATACGATAGTTGGAGTAGAAACAGCAGATCACTTACGAAAAGTAGCTCGAGAAGTTGACGAAAAAATGCACGAAATCGGCTCCCAAAATCATGCGCTAGATAGTGGCAGGCTCGCTGTCTTAACAGCAGTGAATGCAACCCACGATTATTTAAAACTAGAACAAAAATTCAGAGAGTTGGAAGATGAACTAGCTCGTATTAAAGGAAGAGATTAATGATTTTAAATGCGATTATTTTAATTATACTTGTTTGTAGCTTTTTTGCAGGATTCCGAGCAGGGCTAATCAAACAACTTATTTTATTAGTAGGCTATATTTTGGCATTTTTTGTTTCGTATACGTATTACGAAGATTTAGCGCCACATCTTACATTTATACCGTATCCAAGTGTGGAAAGTACAAGTGGACTTTCTGCGATATTAGAAGAACTTAGAACAGAATCAGCGTATTATAATGTTTTAAGCTTTGTGATTATTTTTATTGTAGCGATTATTATCGTTCATATGTTAGCTTCACTTGCTGGCGGACTTACTAAAATTCCGATTTTGCGTCAAATCAATGGATTACTTGCAGCAGTTATTGGGGTTATTAATTCCTACTTATTTATTTTTGTTGCTTTATTCATCATGGCAGTTTACCCAGCCACTTGGACTGAAAACGTGCTACACGGATCAAGTGTCGCACAGTGGATTCTTGAAAATACGCCAATTTTATCCATGAATTTTTACGATTGGATGACAGACATTCTGCCAAAATAACAAAGATAGAATCGATACCAGATGTATATTCTTAGCCAATTTTGGATAGGATTACTCTGGTATTTTTTAATGAATGAAACGGGGGAATATAAATGGTTAAAAATAAAAAAGAAATTATTCGCTTATTAGAAGAAATTGCCACTTATATGGAGTTAAAAGGAGAAAATAGTTTTAAAATATCTGCGTTTCGAAAAGCAGCCCAAGCTATCGAGTTAGATAGCCGGAGTTTGACTGAAATAGACGATTTTACAAAAATTAGCGGTATTGGTAAAACAACCGGAGAAATTATTCAACACTTTTTAGAGACAGGAGAATCCCCAGAACTTGATGAACTGAAAAAAGAAGTGCCAGCTGGATTAGTCCCGTTACTTGATGTTCCAGGACTCGGTGGCAAAAAATTATCACGTCTTTATCATGAACTAGGCGTGACAGACAAAACTAGTTTGCTTGAAAAAGCTGAGAATGGTCAGATGGAAACTTTAAAAGGATTTGGAAAAAAATCAGTAGACAAAATGGTTGAAGCAGTGCGAGAAATGGGTGAGCGACCAGATAGATATCCATTAAATGATGTTCTACCAATTATTGAAAAAGTAGAGGGATATTTGGTTGGAATAGAAGGAATAGATACGTTTGCTCAAGCAGGAAGCCTCCGAAGATTACGAGAAACCGTTAAAGATTTAGATTATGTTATTGCAACCGAAAAACCAAGAGAAGTTCAAAAAGCATTATTGGCATTTCCGCTTATAACGGATGTGACTGGTGCGGGAGATACAAAGGTTTCAGCTGTTTTAGTAGATAAAATAACTATTTCGGTTGATTTTCGCTTAGTAGAGAATAAAGATTTTGCAACGACATTACATCATTTTACTGGCTCAAAAGATCATAACATCAAAATGCGTCAACTTGCTAAACAAGCAGACGAAAAAATCAGCGAATACGGTGTTGAACAAGCGGATGGAGCAGTACGGCACTTTGAATCAGAGCAAGCCTTTTTTGCGCATTTTGATATCCCATTTTTACCACCAGAAGTTCGGCGTGATGGTTCAGAAATCGAACGTGTCAAAAAAGATACTAAGTTTCTTGAATTAGATGACATTCGTGGGGATTTGCACATGCATACAACTTGGTCTGATGGAGCTTATGCGATTCCAGAAATGATTGAAGCTTGTATTGCAAAAGGCTACGAATATATGGTTATTACTGATCACGGTAAATTTTTACATGTCGCCAATGGATTAGATGAAAAAAGATTGCTTGAACAACAAGCTGAAATCAAAAAAATCGCTGCTAATTATCCGGAAATTGATGTCTATTCTGGGGTTGAAATGGATATTCTACCCGATGGCTCGCTTGATTTTGAAGACGAAACATTAGAGCAACTTGACTTTGTTATTGCCTCGATCCACTCAAGTTTTGGGCAATCAGAAAAAGATATTATGAAACGCTTAAAAGCAGCATGTGAAAATCCGCATGTAAGATTGATTGCGCACCCAACTGGAAGAATTATCGTGAAAAGAAAGCCATATCATGTTAATATGAAAGAACTAATTGCACTAGCGAAAAATACTGGCACGGCACTTGAACTTAATGCGAATCCACAAAGACTAGATTTAAACCGAGAACATTTAGAATTGGCGCAAATAGCAGGTGTACCAGTAGCCATAAACACAGACGCACATGATACAAAACATTTAGATTTCATGTCACTTGGCGTGCGTGCAGCTAAAAAAGCATGGTTAGACAAGTCCATGGTACTTAATACAAAATCAGCGGCCGAATTCAAACAATTTTTACAGAATAAATAACTTTGAAAAAGAAGGATGACTAATGGATAAAAAAGTAGAAGCAATTTTAGAATTTGATAAAATAAAAAAACAACTGACAGAATTTGCTTCTTCTTCACTTGGAGAGCAAGCTATTTTAGCGTTAACTCCAGATACGGACTTTCAAGTAGTTCAAAAAGCACAACTTGAAACAGAAGAAGGAGCGAAAATTATACGTTTACGCGGAAGTGCGCCAATTACTGGTTTGACCGATGTAAATGCCCATTTGAAACGGCTTGAAATCGGCGGAGATTTAAATGGTTTAGAAATTTACCAAATCGGTAGCAACCTTCGTGTAAGTCGCCAAATGAAAAACTTTATGGCTGATTTACTTGAAGTAGGTGTGGAATTACCACTTCTCGGCGCACTTTCAGAGGAACTTTTAGTATTAAATGAAGTGGAGGAAGATATCGCCATTTCAATAGATGAAAGCGGGAAAGTTCTTGATACTGCAAGTGAAGCACTAAGTTCGATTCGCCGGACTTTACGTCGTACCGAAGACCGAGTACGCGAAAAATTAGAATCATATTTGCGCGATCGTAATGCTTCAAAAATGTTAAGCGACGCCGTTATTACGATTCGAAATGATCGTTATGTTATTCCGGTGAAGCAAGAATATAAAGGCCATTACGGCGGAATCGTTCACGACCAA belongs to Listeria ivanovii subsp. ivanovii and includes:
- the polX gene encoding DNA polymerase/3'-5' exonuclease PolX, whose translation is MVKNKKEIIRLLEEIATYMELKGENSFKISAFRKAAQAIELDSRSLTEIDDFTKISGIGKTTGEIIQHFLETGESPELDELKKEVPAGLVPLLDVPGLGGKKLSRLYHELGVTDKTSLLEKAENGQMETLKGFGKKSVDKMVEAVREMGERPDRYPLNDVLPIIEKVEGYLVGIEGIDTFAQAGSLRRLRETVKDLDYVIATEKPREVQKALLAFPLITDVTGAGDTKVSAVLVDKITISVDFRLVENKDFATTLHHFTGSKDHNIKMRQLAKQADEKISEYGVEQADGAVRHFESEQAFFAHFDIPFLPPEVRRDGSEIERVKKDTKFLELDDIRGDLHMHTTWSDGAYAIPEMIEACIAKGYEYMVITDHGKFLHVANGLDEKRLLEQQAEIKKIAANYPEIDVYSGVEMDILPDGSLDFEDETLEQLDFVIASIHSSFGQSEKDIMKRLKAACENPHVRLIAHPTGRIIVKRKPYHVNMKELIALAKNTGTALELNANPQRLDLNREHLELAQIAGVPVAINTDAHDTKHLDFMSLGVRAAKKAWLDKSMVLNTKSAAEFKQFLQNK
- a CDS encoding uracil-DNA glycosylase translates to MIKLENDWDELLKDEFIQPYYLKLRQFLKKEYQTKTVFPDMYDIFNSLKHTSYQNVKVVILGQDPYHGKGQAHGFSFSVQKGVEIPPSLQNIYLELKNDLHCDIPNNGYLIPWADQGVLLLNTVLTVRAGQANSHRGQGWEILTNRIIELINQKEEPVVFLLWGNNAKEKMQLLTNPHHQVLTSVHPSPLSASRGFMGCKHFSKANEFLTNKGVKPIDWQIPSI
- the rnhC gene encoding ribonuclease HIII, with translation MANTVIVVNQIMMEKMKQTYLPFSSPKLPPGAVFAAKKPGVSITGYKSLKVMFQGANGEAEAKKWVATLPTTTSRAPSASKGVLPANFASKNVLGSDEVGTGDFFGPITVCAAYVEESMMPRLKELGVKDSKAMKDPEICRIAEKIMPIVPHSVLLCPNPKYNELQSRGMNQGQMKALLHNRALENVLKKIAPIKPEAILIDQFAEKNTYYRYLVKETSIIRENVFFATKAEGLHLSVAAASIIARYKFVQAFDEMSREVGIPLPKGAGPHVDVVAAEIIERFGMETLAKYTKKHFANTEKALKITQR
- the zapA gene encoding cell division protein ZapA codes for the protein MANERNKVVTTIYGREYTIVGVETADHLRKVAREVDEKMHEIGSQNHALDSGRLAVLTAVNATHDYLKLEQKFRELEDELARIKGRD
- a CDS encoding CvpA family protein → MILNAIILIILVCSFFAGFRAGLIKQLILLVGYILAFFVSYTYYEDLAPHLTFIPYPSVESTSGLSAILEELRTESAYYNVLSFVIIFIVAIIIVHMLASLAGGLTKIPILRQINGLLAAVIGVINSYLFIFVALFIMAVYPATWTENVLHGSSVAQWILENTPILSMNFYDWMTDILPK